A section of the Tachysurus fulvidraco isolate hzauxx_2018 chromosome 7, HZAU_PFXX_2.0, whole genome shotgun sequence genome encodes:
- the tdrd7a gene encoding tudor domain-containing protein 7A, which yields MCDVEVIKKMLRAVLQSSKSGVALSRVQADYCSLTGDFIPLAQLGYRNLMQFLRSVPDVVRLQQSHTGEVICFAGVCKETEHIAQLVARQRESKKNSGRSQLLNCHMRPKTLSLFIRSAHPRSSLRQPGHMTTQSTCSQTTGSHFSPRDDQRQVYSTKPGSAHQGKVSTRPVIQKAVATRPSSKNQNTEGDVELFQRRVKQLLQKYSSGVWLSKLPQLYSAMFNQELPSYTLSLLESWTHVCTVEKPGGGKVAGYLVYPTKDPSSKPSTPPHTPPSALQKSFQIPSTSPQSPTSLTLKSQRPFTPESMGRSLPSPPDTPPAPLSQDVKDKVRELLIKYSHGLWAHALPRLFQEVYRCKFPQSLLDDLSPLADTCTIEYPMPQNRNKAILYTLPTVIVPSKPRPQPKSCIIACCGNPEVPQLSLPKEEFPSVLVMEVKNTNNVICRYVGKEYSQALEKMEEDMLEFYHNTGAGLSFTCPSVGQLVAVVLDEETVLRAQVQQIKENDVKVYFMDHGFSEVVNSEMLLQLPEQFLTLPFQTTSCQLAGLELFSEDVEVLKTLKFLACGRTLLGELVDRETPPLMVLYDTSDEKDVNINATCLRALQDKTMQNPLQVNSSYSNVCVTNVGSDGSVFCQLPSRGLSKLQGLMDKIDSYFLSQVSWELLVSEPFCGKVCVARHTGKWARVEITNLHGSRVLDVEFVDLGFPASVELSELREIPAVFIRELLTIPTQAFKCRLAEVNRNEEVWPPDVVLWLRETLINAPECTMKISHLDSAGQVHVYLFLGPEAHDPTSSINLQLQLSSNSVCHPIATTALPQSGGSSQSSASPVMPPALELPEEGQTLDVFVSVACHPGHFVLQPWKELYKLVVLMGEMILYYNRQEATPITVQKNNIYAAKIDSNWHRVLVKGVLSNSLVSVYELDYGKHEVVYKSELRPLINEFRQLPFQGIPAQLAGVPHGSWSEEAAIVFRNHVERQPLVALVHSVHHGVQPWERKLSVYLVDTSQDSDVWIHNIMAEFTDKTNSEQ from the exons atgTGTGACGTGGAGGTCATAAAGAAGATGCTGCGTGCTGTGCTGCAGAGCAGTAAGAGCGGCGTGGCGTTGTCACGTGTCCAGGCCGATTACTGTTCTCTGACTGGAGACTTTATCCCGCTGGCGCAGCTCGGCTACAGGAACCTCATGCAGTTCCTCAGGAGTGTTCCTGATGTGGTGCGGCTCCAACAATCCCACACTGGAGAG GTGATATGCTTTGCGGGGGTGTGTAAAGAAACGGAACACATCGCTCAGCTGGTTGCTCGGCAGAGGGAATCCAAGAAAAACTCTGGTCGTTCTCAGCTGCTGAACTGTCACATGAGGCCGAAGACTTTGTCTCTGTTTATACGCAgtg CTCATCCTCGCTCGTCCCTGAGGCAGCCTGGTCATATGACCACACAAAGCACCTGCTCACAGACTACAGGCTCACACTTCAGCCCACGCGATGACCAGCGACAGGTGTATAGCACCAAACCAGGCTCTGCCCACCAGGGAAAGGTGTCCACAAG GCCAGTGATCCAAAAGGCTGTGGCCACTCGGCCATCCAGCAAGAACCAAAACACAG AGGGAGATGTGGAGCTGTTCCAGAGACGTGTAAAGCAACTCTTACAGAAATACAGCAGCGGTGTGTGGCTCTCCAAACTGCCTCAGCTGTACAGTGCCATGTTCAATCAGGAGCttccctcatacacactctcactactGGAGAGCTGGACACACGTCTGCACC GTGGAGAAGCCAGGTGGTGGTAAAGTCGCAGGGTATCTGGTTTACCCCACCAAAGACCCATCTTCAAAACCCTCCACCCCTCCACACACTCCTCCATCTGCCCTGCAAAAATCTTTCCAGATCCCTAGTACCAGCCCACAGTCCCCAACATCTCTGACTCTGAAGTCCCAGAGGCCATTCACCCCCGAGTCCATGGGTCGCTCCCTGCCCTCCCCTCCAGACACACCCCCTGCCCCTCTGTCTCAGGATGTGAAAGATAAAGTGCGGGAGCTGCTGATAAAATACAGCCATGGCCTGTGGGCTCATGCTCTGCCCCGCCTCTTTCAGGAAGTATACAG gtgTAAGTTCCCACAGTCACTGCTAGATGATCTCTCTCCTCTGGCCGATACGTGCACAATCGAATACCCCATGCCACAGAATCGTAACAAAGCCATTTTATACACCCTGCCCACTGTAATTGTGCCCtcaaagccccgcccacagcccaaATCATGCATAATTGCCTGCTGTGGCAACCCGGAGGTGCCTCAGCTGTCCCTGCCCAAGGAGGAGTTTCCGTCTGTGCTGGTGATGGAGGTCAAGAACACCAACAACGTTATATGCAG gTATGTGGGAAAGGAATATTCTCAGGCTCTGGAGAAGATGGAGGAGGACATGTTGGAGTTTTACCACAACACAGGGGCAGGGCTTAGCTTCACCTGTCCTTCAGTTGGTCAGCTGGTTGCAGTTGTCTTGGATGAGGAGACTGTGCTCCGAGCTCAGGTGCAGCAGATCAAAGAGAATGATGTGAAG gtgtacTTCATGGATCATGGTTTCTCGGAGGTGGTTAACAGTGAGATGCTGCTGCAGCTCCCTGAACAATTTCTCACACTGCCGTTCCAGACTACCAGCTGCCAGCTCGCAG gtctggAGCTCTTTAGTGAGGATGTGGAGGTGCTGAAGACACTGAAGTTTTTAGCATGTGGCAGAACACTGTTGGGCGAGCTGGTGGATCGTGAGACTCCGCCCCTCATGGTGTTGTACGACACGTCTGACGAGAAGGACGTTAACATAAACGCTACATGCCTTAGAGCTCTGCAGGACAAAACCATGCAGAATCCACTGCAG GTGAACAGCTCGTActcgaatgtgtgtgtgacgaaTGTGGGGTCTGACGGCAGTGTGTTCTGCCAGCTTCCATCACGAGGCCTCTCCAAGCTCCAAGGACTCATGGACAAGATCGATTCATACTTCCTGTCTCAG GTTTCATGGGAGCTGCTGGTGTCTGAGCCGTtttgtggtaaagtgtgtgtggcaCGACACACGGGGAAATGGGCTCGAGTAGAA ATTACTAACCTGCATGGCAGTCGTGTTCTGGATGTGGAGTTTGTGGATTTGGGATTTCCTGCTTCTGTGGAACTCAGTGAACTGAGAGAGATTCCAGCAGTGTTCATCAGAGAACTCCTCACCATACcgacacag gcTTTTAAGTGCCGTTTAGCTGAAGTGAACAGAAATGAAGAAGTCTGGCCTCCTGATGTTGTGCTGTGGCTCAGAGAGACACTGATTAACGCCCCTGAGTGCACAATGAAG atatctcATCTGGACTCAGCAGGTCAGGTCCATGTTTACCTGTTCCTTGGCCCTGAAGCTCATGATCCTACCTCCAGCATTAATCTGCAGCTCCAGTTATCCTCTAACTCTGTTTGCCACCCCATCGCCACCACGGCCCTGCCCCAGTCAGGTGGCTCCTCTCAGAGTTCTGCCTCTCCTGTCATGCCTCCAGCACTGGAGCTGCCTGAGGAGGGGCAGACTTTAGACGTGTTTGTGTCagtggcctgtcacccaggtcACTTTGTGCTACAACCATGGAAGGAGCTGTACAAGCTGGTTGTGCTGATGGGGGAGATGATCCTCTACTATAACAGACAGGAGGCCACGCCCATCACTGTTCAGAAGAACAATATCTATGCTGCCAAGATCGACAGCAA TTGGCACCGTGTCTTGGTGAAGGGCGTGTTATCAAACTCTCTGGTCTCCGTGTATGAACTCGATTATGGAAAGCATGAGGTCGTGTACAAATCAGAGCTCCGCCCCCTCATTAATGAATTCAGGCAGTTGCCCTTCCAGGGAATCCCTGCCCAGcttgcag GAGTGCCACATGGCAGCTGGAGCGAGGAAGCTGCCATCGTTTTCCGCAACCACGTGGAGCGACAGCCGCTGGTGGCACTGGTCCACTCTGTCCATCATGGGGTGCAGCCATGGGAAAGGAAACTGTCTGTGTACCTGGTGGATACATCTCAGGACAGCGACGTCTGGATCCACAACATCATGGCTGAGTTCACTGACAAAACCAACAGTGAGCAGTAA